In a genomic window of Pseudorasbora parva isolate DD20220531a chromosome 24, ASM2467924v1, whole genome shotgun sequence:
- the ttc21a gene encoding tetratricopeptide repeat protein 21A isoform X2, giving the protein MQVPKPNATTKTENHKQDTCHIQEALRELVQLKDHPHLSLCSTVALICAHKRCETVDRDAVNELNSDLKKSGSTAGDRALYYAALLYWILELNHKARTCIKTMLKLSDKSPEGLILKGWIVMTSDTEENRHQALCYFDSGVQNTGNLFGLMGKIEFFMAKQNERCAFDIANKIIVSHPDFIPALVMKMKLFMSLREWDQTEEHARRVLAKDGHDLKALQTMTVIAVANDGNLEMVKERLQALMNALEISEPSNPSLHLEITAPISRLCGHNTEILQMLSVFVRRVSSHALAASDVLCELGYLLSLQDKNKDALKCYSTAMKSDPKCTSALVGMIRCQLMCDQLEEAAQQLAFFCEAQESLGNIAEVTLLKAILARKQKADEETVIQLLKNAAELHFSALRGLNYGVEYLQMLDLNFLLQIVRMHLESKQDFLLIPGQTPPFWLKHANMILETIVKAIPGMSASCYYMAYVKLLLGEHRAAQRLLNLCMEKEPTVPEIHLLQARLHLRAGDNSKCLSCLESGVSVNFEVRDRFQFNLLKARALLRSGDLTNAIQCLNITMNMPGVRRPSEGLHSPVSSSERVSVFLELTEALRLNGQQHEATKVLQDAILRFKGTPEETRVMLANVDLALARDDVDAAVAILRNILPTESTYIQAREKMAHIYLERKRNKKLYIACYREISEQVPGPHTNILLGDAFMKIHQPEEAVKIYQEVEKMAPEDTLAKKIGHALVKAHEYHKAVSYYETALKSVALDCCLSVELSELLLKLKRLEEAQQVLEKALEHEPTTELTAMMNDVKVLRVLVKVHRARNESALDVVQKAHDLQQKVVCRVTNEHPVELEEQRKLLSSICCDWAHEFHLKRDLEMAKQRYTDALNHSPDNEEIIFRLAQLHYEHRKLDSSEELCVKILQLQHNHTAASMLLADTLFWKNQKEEAVKIYASIMERNPDNFHAMAKFLHILRRMGKLDDVQSVFKACEKFCPFSVREPGFNYCKGFYFWHSYQVSEALTHLNKARGDTDWGEPALELMVQICLNPDRDVFGREVSDTEQTDLSESENETRLSTAQNLLMRFRPRSKSEQDKVRLLCNLCRIYSKEVRQVERAVLELTDMMSKNVMLEASLLLMALGFLQLKQIPKARNFLKRLSRMEWTAANADHLENACLLLADMFIKLAKYTHADKLLDSCIQHNKSCCKAYEFYGLMMESEQRYRDAALQYELAWRYSHTADPAVGFRLAFNCLKCKKYTQAVDVCRQVLRQHPDYPEIHSEILTRAQLSLRP; this is encoded by the exons ATGCAGGTACCCAAACCCAACGCCACAACCAAGACTGAGAATCACAAACAGGACACGT GTCACATACAAGAGGCTTTGCGAGAGCTCGTCCAGCTGAAAGATCATCCACATCTGTCTCTGTGCTCAACAGTAGCTCTCATTTGCGCTCACAAGCGTTGTGAAACCGTTG ATCGAGATGCTGTGAATGAGCTGAACTCTGacctgaagaagtccggatccACAGCCGGTGACAGAGCGCTGTATTACGCCGCACTGCTTTACTGGATCCTGGAGCTGAACCACAAAGCCAGAACATGCATCAAGACGATGCTGAAACTCTCTGATAAGTCACCTGAG GGGCTTATTCTCAAGGGCTGGATTGTGATGACCTCTGACACGGAAGAGAACCGGCATCAGGCCTTATGTTACTTTGACAGTGGCGTTCAGAACACGGGAAACTTATTTGGACTCATGGGAAAA ATCGAGTTTTTCATGGCGAAGCAGAATGAGCGGTGCGCTTTTGACATCGCCAATAAGATCATAGTCTCTCATCCAGACTTCATCCCAGCGCTCGTCATGAAGATGAAGCTGTTCATGTCTCTGCGTGAATGGGATCAAACGGAGGAGCACGCCCGGAG AGTTCTGGCGAAAGACGGACATGATCTGAAAGCTCTTCAAACGATGACTGTCATTGCTGTGGCTAATGATGGAAATCTGGAGATG GTGAAAGAGCGTCTTCAAGCTTTAATGAATGCTTTAGAGATCTCTGAGCCCAGTAATCCCAGCCTGCATCTGGAGATCACAGCACCCATCAGCCGACTG TGTGGACACAACACCGAGATCCTGCAGATGCTGTCTGTGTTTGTGCGCCGGGTGTCGTCACATGCACTAGCGGCGTCTGATGTCCTCTGTGAACTTGGCTATCTGCTCAGTCTCCAAGATAAGAATAAAGATGCCCTTAAATGCTACTCTACAGCAATGAAATCAGACCCCAAATGCACATCAGCATTAGTAG GCATGATCAGATGCCAGCTGATGTGTGATCAGCTTGAGGAAGCCGCCCAACAGCTTGCCTTCTTCTGCGAAGCGCAAGAGTCTCTTGGAAACATAGCG GAAGTTACTCTGCTGAAGGCCATTTTGGCCAGGAAGCAGAAAGCAGATGAAGAGACGGTGATACAGCTGCTAAAAAACGCCGCTGAGCTCCATTTCTCTGCTCTACGTGGATTAAATTATGGTGTAGAATACCTGCAGATGCTGGACCTCAACTTCCTTCTGCAAATAGTGCGCATGCACCTGGAGTCCAAGCAG GATTTTCTCCTCATTCCTGGACAAACTCCACCATTCTGGCTCAAACACGCCAATATGATCTTAGAAACGATCGTCAAAGCGATTCCTGGCATGTCAGCGAGCTGTTATTATATGGCCTACGTCAAGCTCCTTCTAG GCGAGCACAGAGCAGCCCAGCGACTTCTGAACCTGTGCATGGAGAAAGAGCCGACCGTGCCGGAGATCCACCTTCTGCAGGCTCGACTGCACCTGCGCGCCGGAGACAACAGCAAGTGTCTGAGCTGCCTGGAATCTGGAGTCAGCGTCAACTTTGAG GTTCGAGATCGGTTCCAGTTCAATCTGCTCAAAGCTCGTGCTCTGCTGAGGTCTGGAGACCTGACGAACGCCATCCAGTGCCTGAATATCACCATGAACATGCCAGGGGTCCGAAGGCCCTCAGAGGGGCTTCATTCTCCCGTCTCCAGCAGTGAGCGAGTGTCTGTGTTCCTGGAGCTCACAGAGGCCCTGAGACTCAATGGACAGCAG CATGAGGCCACTAAAGTTCTGCAAGATGCCATTCTGCGCTTCAAAGGGACCCCAGAGGAGACGCGTGTCATGCTTGCTAATGTGGATCTGGCTTTGGCGAGAGATGATGTTGACGCCGCTGTGGCCATCTTGCGGAACATTCTGCCTACTGAATCAACCTACATCCAAGCCCGAGAGAAGATGGCTCACATTTActtagagaggaaaagaaacaAGAAGCTTTACATTGCATGTTACAG AGAAATAAGCGAGCAGGTTCCAGGACCTCATACTAACATCCTCCTGGGTGATGCCTTCATGAAGATACACCAG CCAGAGGAAGCAGTCAAGATCTACCAAGAAGTAGAGAAGATGGCTCCTGAAGACACATTAGCCAAGAAAATAGGCCACGCTTTAGTGAAGGCTCATGAATATCACAAG GCGGTGAGCTACTATGAGACTGCTCTGAAGAGCGTTGCGCTGGACTGTTGTTTGAGTGTTGAGCTGTCCGAGCTGCTCCTCAAACTCAAACGATTGGAGGAAGCTCAGCAGGTCCTGGAGAAGGCCTTGGAGCATGAACCTA CTACTGAATTGACTGCAATGATGAATGATGTAAAAGTTTTACGAGTGTTGGTAAAAGTGCACCGGGCCAGGAATGAGTCCGCTCTGGACGTCGTGCAAAAG GCGCACGATCTCCAGCAAAAAGTTGTTTGCCGTGTTACAAATGAGCATCCAGTAGAATTAGAGGAACAGAGGAAGTTGTTATCGTCTATCTGTTGTGACTGGGCTCATGAGTTTCACCTCAAACGCGACCTGGAAATGGCCAAGCAACGCTATACAGATGCTTTAAATCACAGCCCAGACAATGAAGAG ATCATCTTTCGTCTCGCTCAGTTACACTATGAGCATCGGAAGCTGGACAGTAGCGAggaactgtgtgtgaagatacTGCAGCTCCAGCATAACCACACCGCTGCCTCAATG CTGTTGGCTGACACATTATTCTGGAAGAACCAAAAAGAGGAAGCAGTTAAGATTTATGCTTCTATAATGGAGCGAAACCCAG ACAACTTTCATGCCATGGCCAAGTTTCTGCACATTCTGCGCAGGATGGGGAAACTAGACGACGTCCAGTCTGTTTTTAAGGCGTGTGAGAAGTTCTGTCCGTTTTCGGTCAGAGAACCGGGCTTTAATTACTGCAAGGGCTTTTACTTCTG GCACAGCTACCAGGTGAGCGAGGCCCTGACACACCTGAACAAGGCCAGAGGAGACACGGACTGGGGAGAACCAGCGCTAGAACTGATGGTCCAGATCTGTCTGAACCCTGACCGGGATGTGTTTGGACGAGAGGTTTCAGATACAGAACAAACGGACCTGAG TGAGTCAGAGAACGAGACGAGACTGAGCACAGCTCAGAATCTCTTGATGCGGTTTCGCCCGCGCTCTAAATCTGAGCAGGATAAAGTCCGGCTGCTCTGCAACCTCTGTCGGATCTACAGCAAAGAGGTCAGACAGGTGGAGAGAGCCGTGCTGGAGCTCACAGACATGATGTCGAAGAAC GTGATGTTGGAGGCGTCTCTGCTCTTGATGGCTCTAGGTTTCCTTCAGTTAAAGCAGATTCCCAAAGCCAGAAACTTCCTCAAACGCCTCTCTCGGATGGAGTGGACCGCTGCAAACGCTGATCACTTAGAGAACGCCTGCCTGCTCTTGGCTGACATGTTCATAAAGTTGGCAAAATACACACATGCGGACAAACTGCTCGACAGCTGCATTCAACATAATAAG TCGTGTTGTAAAGCATACGAGTTTTATGGCCTGATGATGGAGAGCGAGCAGAGATACAGAGATGCAGCGCTGCAGTACGAGCTGGCCTGGAGATACAGCCACACCGCTGATCCTGCAGTCG GATTCCGCCTGGCCTTTAACTGTCTGAAGTGCAAGAAGTACACGCAGGCTGTCGATGTGTGTCGGCAG gtgctgcggCAGCATCCAGATTACCCAGAGATCCACAGCGAGATTCTGACCCGAGCTCAGCTCTCTCTCCGCCCTTGA